The Caulifigura coniformis genome includes a region encoding these proteins:
- a CDS encoding DUF1559 domain-containing protein encodes MHASASRGRRGFTLIELLVVIAIIAILIALLLPAVQQAREAARRTQCKNNLKQVGLALHNYLDTFSTFPIGTNFSRGALASPGFGVTWWVSILPYLDLGNLKNQITVEGSHPGSLSNSNPQFTGFVVNGPIVNGLPITVMLCPSSPLQSVRSSGYVHTITCPQYTGISGAVGDTANGFVNASGREWVGYQSGIVAAGGALVPLKAVRIAEITDGTSNVMMVGEQSNFAKTATGAPTTINNHHGFLCGINETAYPVTGRTFNVTTIRYAPNSANTALTGVRNNDGVNNGIFSAHVGGVQVLLGDGSVRFLSENLDMVNVRRLATRDDGGVLGEF; translated from the coding sequence ATGCATGCGAGCGCGTCGCGTGGGAGGCGTGGATTTACACTGATTGAGCTCCTGGTGGTCATCGCCATCATCGCGATCCTGATCGCGCTGCTGCTGCCCGCCGTTCAACAGGCCCGCGAAGCGGCCCGTCGAACCCAGTGCAAGAACAACCTCAAACAGGTCGGACTGGCACTGCACAACTATCTCGACACCTTCAGTACGTTCCCCATCGGAACCAATTTCTCCCGCGGGGCCCTCGCCAGCCCCGGATTCGGCGTCACCTGGTGGGTCTCGATTCTCCCGTATCTCGATCTGGGCAATCTCAAGAACCAGATCACCGTCGAAGGCAGCCATCCCGGCAGCCTGTCGAACTCGAACCCCCAGTTCACCGGTTTCGTCGTCAACGGCCCGATCGTGAACGGACTTCCGATCACCGTCATGCTCTGCCCCTCCAGTCCACTGCAGAGCGTTCGCAGCTCAGGTTACGTCCACACGATCACCTGTCCGCAATACACCGGAATCTCGGGTGCGGTCGGCGACACGGCCAATGGATTCGTGAACGCGTCCGGACGGGAATGGGTTGGCTACCAGTCCGGCATCGTGGCTGCCGGAGGAGCGCTCGTCCCGCTGAAGGCGGTCCGCATTGCGGAGATCACTGATGGCACATCGAACGTCATGATGGTTGGCGAGCAGTCGAATTTCGCAAAGACGGCGACCGGCGCCCCGACAACCATCAACAATCACCACGGCTTTCTCTGCGGCATCAACGAAACGGCCTATCCCGTCACCGGCCGGACGTTCAATGTGACAACGATCCGCTACGCGCCGAACTCCGCCAACACCGCGCTGACCGGTGTCCGGAACAACGACGGCGTGAACAATGGCATCTTCTCAGCGCATGTCGGCGGCGTGCAGGTTTTGCTGGGGGATGGCTCGGTTCGCTTTCTGAGCGAGAACCTGGATATGGTCAACGTCCGGCGGTTGGCCACCCGGGATGACGGCGGTGTCCTGGGCGAATTCTGA
- a CDS encoding SRPBCC family protein, which produces MTDVLHISVTIRRRHDEVYEFARDARNLPRWAAGLAQSEVRPDGDAWLADAPFGAVRVKFAEHNSFGVLDHDVTLESGVTVHNPMRVLRRGDASEFVFTLFRQPGMSDDDFERDRAAVAADLQTLKRLLDPSTP; this is translated from the coding sequence ATGACGGACGTCCTGCACATCAGTGTCACGATCCGTCGCCGGCACGACGAGGTTTATGAGTTCGCTCGGGATGCGCGCAATCTGCCCCGCTGGGCGGCGGGGCTTGCGCAGTCCGAGGTCCGTCCCGATGGCGATGCCTGGCTGGCCGATGCTCCGTTCGGCGCCGTGCGGGTGAAGTTTGCCGAACACAATTCCTTCGGCGTCCTCGATCACGATGTGACCCTGGAATCTGGCGTCACAGTTCACAATCCGATGCGCGTCCTGCGGCGGGGGGACGCCAGCGAATTCGTCTTCACGCTCTTCCGTCAGCCCGGCATGTCTGACGATGACTTCGAGAGAGATCGCGCGGCTGTCGCCGCCGACCTTCAGACGCTCAAGCGTCTCCTCGATCCCTCGACTCCCTGA
- a CDS encoding LssY C-terminal domain-containing protein — protein MLTALGCTLALWGMLAYLLLPEWWSFHFHRHPSLDDTPGITQTGSGIPGDPINVALIGARDDVDRSMRAAGWRAADPLGLESDARIAADTVLDRPYQTAPVSSLYLYGRKEDLAFEMPVGGNPQHRHHVRFWRSPVDDPDGRPMWVGSASYDKGIGFSHTTGQVTHHIAEDIDTERDHVIESLKAAQTLSETYIEAGFHKTLSGKNGGGDPWKTDGDLWAGVLNADGE, from the coding sequence ATGCTGACCGCCCTGGGCTGTACGCTCGCGCTATGGGGGATGCTGGCGTACCTGCTCCTGCCGGAGTGGTGGAGTTTTCATTTCCACCGCCATCCGTCACTCGATGACACTCCCGGAATCACGCAGACCGGGTCCGGCATTCCGGGCGACCCGATCAATGTGGCGCTCATTGGGGCTCGTGACGATGTCGACCGGTCGATGCGCGCGGCCGGCTGGCGGGCGGCTGATCCGCTCGGCCTGGAAAGCGATGCGCGAATCGCAGCCGATACCGTCCTCGACCGTCCGTACCAGACAGCGCCTGTCAGTTCGCTGTACCTCTATGGGAGGAAGGAAGACCTGGCGTTCGAGATGCCTGTCGGAGGCAATCCGCAGCATCGCCACCATGTGCGGTTCTGGAGGTCTCCGGTTGACGATCCGGATGGCCGGCCGATGTGGGTGGGCTCGGCCAGCTACGACAAGGGAATCGGTTTCAGCCACACAACCGGGCAGGTGACGCACCACATCGCTGAAGACATCGACACCGAACGGGACCATGTGATCGAGAGTCTCAAGGCGGCGCAGACTCTGTCCGAGACGTACATCGAAGCGGGGTTCCACAAGACGCTCTCCGGGAAGAACGGCGGGGGGGACCCGTGGAAGACCGATGGCGACCTGTGGGCCGGGGTTCTGAATGCGGACGGGGAGTAG
- a CDS encoding DinB family protein, which yields MSRTALIEAYLAGGETLRAAVAGLPRDQWTSLPGPGAWSILEVVCHLADSEALFTDRMKRVVVEERPPLIYADAAAFVAGLACPVRDLPEEVELLSAMRRQMARILEAQPESAWSRIGIHSRQGEQTLEQLLQKAIVHLEHHVGFIRRKREALVVM from the coding sequence ATGTCCAGAACCGCGCTCATCGAAGCCTATCTCGCTGGCGGTGAAACCCTCCGCGCCGCCGTGGCCGGGCTGCCGCGGGATCAGTGGACCTCGCTCCCTGGGCCAGGCGCGTGGAGTATCCTCGAAGTCGTTTGCCACCTGGCCGATTCCGAGGCCCTGTTTACCGACCGCATGAAGCGGGTTGTTGTCGAAGAACGGCCTCCGCTGATTTATGCCGACGCAGCCGCGTTTGTGGCTGGCCTGGCGTGCCCCGTCCGCGATCTCCCTGAGGAGGTCGAACTGCTGAGCGCCATGCGCCGGCAAATGGCCAGGATTCTTGAGGCCCAACCGGAGTCGGCATGGAGTCGCATCGGAATTCACAGCCGCCAGGGAGAGCAGACGCTCGAGCAACTGCTCCAGAAAGCGATCGTCCATCTCGAGCACCACGTCGGATTCATCCGCCGCAAACGGGAAGCGCTCGTCGTCATGTGA
- a CDS encoding DUF1294 domain-containing protein — MRLQGTITEWKDEQGFGFITPSDGGPRVFVHIKSFANRHRRPAEGDIVHFETTSDAQGRARAVSVSFEEKAISKEAAGRPSPVVFPAFFLVIVGAAVLLGRLPVALLVLDLTASLAAFVVYYQDKLAARLGRWRTPESTLHLLALIGGWPGALLAQRLLRHKSSKVSFLVVFWGTVILSCAAHAWCLTPSGASELSKWLETVGASK, encoded by the coding sequence ATGCGACTGCAGGGGACGATTACGGAATGGAAGGACGAACAGGGCTTCGGATTCATCACGCCCAGCGACGGCGGCCCGCGCGTGTTCGTGCATATCAAGTCGTTCGCCAACCGGCATCGGCGTCCGGCGGAAGGCGACATCGTTCATTTCGAAACGACCTCTGACGCTCAGGGCCGCGCTCGCGCGGTGAGCGTTTCGTTCGAAGAGAAAGCCATCTCCAAAGAGGCCGCCGGTCGGCCGAGCCCGGTAGTCTTCCCGGCGTTCTTTCTGGTGATCGTGGGGGCGGCCGTGCTTCTTGGTCGGTTGCCCGTCGCTCTCCTGGTTCTCGACCTGACGGCAAGCCTCGCCGCGTTCGTGGTCTACTACCAGGACAAGCTCGCGGCCCGGCTCGGGCGATGGAGAACTCCCGAGAGCACGCTGCATCTGCTCGCGCTGATCGGGGGCTGGCCGGGAGCGTTGCTGGCCCAGCGGTTGCTGCGTCACAAATCGAGTAAGGTGTCGTTCCTCGTCGTGTTCTGGGGGACGGTCATCCTCAGCTGCGCGGCCCATGCCTGGTGTCTCACCCCCTCCGGCGCAAGCGAACTCAGTAAGTGGCTCGAGACAGTCGGCGCCTCGAAATAA
- a CDS encoding NYN domain-containing protein — translation MAKLQANPGNAVDDQHLKLAVLIDADNANAGVIDGLLAEIAAYGEATVKRIYGDFTAPTSAQWKKVLNRYAIRPVQQFAYTTGKNATDSMLIIDAMDLLYTRRFDGFCLVSSDSDFTGLALRIREEGLLVFGFGEQKTPEAFRNACHKFITTEILKSVARRKPRTDESPAKPNGADAGTKPATAPAGAPAKDDDFPTAFMRAALDQAGDDTGWASLSTFGNYLNKLQPDFDSRLYGFKKLSDLVKAKQEIFELRYRKASGMGRKTMYLRGRKSPPQTTERT, via the coding sequence ATGGCAAAGCTGCAGGCAAACCCCGGAAACGCAGTGGACGACCAGCATCTCAAACTGGCCGTCCTCATTGATGCGGACAACGCGAACGCGGGTGTCATCGACGGGCTCCTCGCAGAGATCGCCGCCTACGGCGAGGCGACCGTGAAACGCATCTACGGCGACTTCACCGCCCCCACGAGCGCCCAGTGGAAGAAGGTTCTGAATCGATATGCGATCAGGCCAGTCCAGCAGTTCGCCTACACCACCGGCAAGAACGCAACCGACAGCATGCTGATCATCGATGCGATGGACCTGCTTTACACGCGGCGGTTCGATGGCTTCTGCCTCGTCTCGAGCGACAGCGATTTCACCGGCCTGGCCCTGAGAATCCGCGAGGAAGGCCTGCTGGTTTTCGGCTTCGGAGAGCAGAAGACTCCCGAAGCGTTCCGGAATGCCTGCCACAAATTCATCACGACCGAGATCCTCAAGTCGGTCGCGCGTCGGAAGCCCAGGACCGACGAAAGCCCCGCCAAACCGAATGGCGCTGATGCCGGAACCAAACCGGCGACAGCCCCTGCGGGAGCACCAGCGAAAGACGACGACTTCCCGACGGCCTTCATGCGCGCCGCCCTCGACCAGGCGGGCGACGACACCGGCTGGGCATCCCTCTCGACGTTCGGAAACTATCTCAACAAGCTGCAGCCCGATTTCGATTCGCGGCTTTATGGATTCAAGAAACTCAGCGATCTCGTGAAGGCGAAACAGGAAATCTTCGAACTGCGATACAGGAAGGCCTCCGGCATGGGGCGGAAAACGATGTACCTCCGCGGAAGAAAAAGTCCGCCCCAAACGACGGAACGAACCTGA
- a CDS encoding amidohydrolase family protein, whose translation MRQRPSDHVPRATVASLLAMAVTITSGAVSLADEPSPSPRRIFLNEFRPVPVLKVQETRLERAKFPVVSVHTHLGPLTAAEIDEQVKIMDAANIALLVSLDGRMGPKFPEHFQMLTGRHAERFLVFVRMDHVGDGQRDDPKTWDLHKPDFGVRLADRLTEAVRQGAAGVKLTKELGLSLKDAEGRLIRPDDPRFDPLWDRAGELGVPILWHCGDPAAFFLPFDERNERWEHLYRKQEYRLDGPGMPSLASLLEARNRVFARHPKTTFICAHMADSPQDLEQLGTWLDQHPNMNVEISARLGEIGRQPYTARKFFVKYADRILFGTDTNVARPVDLQPHFRFLETWDEYFPYSPSAFPPQGFWNIYGIGLPDDVLRKVYSENAERLIPGVKDRLRAFQTRRQD comes from the coding sequence ATGCGCCAACGCCCGTCCGATCATGTTCCCCGCGCGACTGTGGCCTCATTGCTGGCGATGGCGGTCACGATCACGTCCGGCGCGGTGAGCCTGGCCGATGAGCCTTCGCCGTCCCCGCGACGAATCTTCCTGAACGAGTTTCGGCCAGTCCCGGTCCTCAAGGTCCAGGAGACGCGCCTCGAACGGGCGAAGTTTCCGGTCGTCAGCGTCCATACGCATCTCGGCCCGTTGACTGCCGCGGAGATTGATGAGCAGGTGAAGATCATGGACGCGGCCAACATCGCCCTCCTGGTCAGCCTCGATGGTCGCATGGGCCCGAAGTTCCCTGAGCATTTCCAGATGCTCACCGGCCGCCATGCCGAACGGTTTCTTGTCTTCGTCCGCATGGACCACGTGGGCGACGGACAGCGCGACGATCCGAAGACCTGGGACCTCCACAAGCCCGATTTCGGCGTCCGCCTCGCGGACCGGCTCACCGAGGCCGTCCGACAGGGAGCCGCAGGGGTCAAGCTGACCAAGGAACTCGGGCTCAGCCTGAAGGACGCTGAGGGCCGGTTGATTCGCCCCGACGATCCGCGATTTGATCCCCTCTGGGACCGGGCCGGCGAGTTGGGCGTGCCGATCCTCTGGCACTGTGGAGACCCGGCCGCGTTCTTTCTCCCCTTCGACGAACGCAACGAGCGCTGGGAGCATCTCTACCGCAAGCAGGAATACCGGCTCGATGGTCCCGGCATGCCCTCACTCGCGTCGCTGCTCGAGGCACGCAACCGCGTCTTCGCGCGGCATCCGAAAACGACCTTCATCTGCGCCCACATGGCCGACAGCCCGCAGGATCTCGAGCAGTTGGGAACCTGGCTCGACCAGCATCCCAACATGAACGTCGAAATCTCCGCCCGGCTCGGTGAAATCGGACGCCAGCCCTACACCGCGCGGAAATTCTTTGTGAAGTACGCCGACCGGATCCTCTTCGGAACCGACACCAACGTCGCCCGGCCGGTCGACCTGCAGCCGCACTTCCGGTTCCTCGAAACGTGGGACGAATACTTCCCCTACAGCCCGTCCGCGTTTCCACCACAGGGCTTCTGGAACATCTATGGAATCGGCCTCCCGGACGACGTGCTGCGGAAGGTCTACTCCGAAAACGCCGAGCGGCTCATCCCGGGAGTGAAGGACCGGCTACGGGCCTTCCAGACGCGGCGACAGGACTGA
- a CDS encoding VF530 family protein, translating to MPDPLEGITLKTIVTELVEAYGWETLAADIPIRCFSHDPSISSSLHFLRRTPWARAKVESLYRQHLATEPRSQPPARE from the coding sequence ATGCCGGATCCGCTCGAGGGCATCACCCTCAAAACGATCGTCACTGAACTTGTCGAAGCTTATGGCTGGGAGACGCTGGCCGCGGACATTCCGATCCGCTGCTTCTCCCACGATCCGAGCATCTCCTCGAGCCTGCACTTCCTCAGGCGCACTCCCTGGGCCCGTGCGAAAGTGGAGAGCCTCTACCGGCAGCACCTGGCCACCGAGCCCCGCAGCCAGCCTCCTGCACGGGAATAA
- a CDS encoding peptidoglycan DD-metalloendopeptidase family protein produces the protein MRTIQSRPTPRSVLRLLLTLCVVHASSASTAAVEPSKPKPDQKALASLGNYPVRYVVDYPAADRFSPPIATAFHDAVNTEFVHKGKRERAHPNGGYAVAMMERNGVSLLHTGADLGWFRVGAPVFAIADGVVRRSAPGLKQINAEFNLKMQVPAGPVDYGNLIIIEHRTAEDDYFLTLYGHLGDDRLVRAGDVVTAGQVIGTIGREAGNVNGRYKPHCHFAVHEGRWIEPGHRLMTLSVNGAESVVRLEEPGEKESRVSITPTVPNIRLVNESGQAIEFRRDGESYLMPSSPLWTMAGLSGARLAGYLPSVDGFRDPIRFLRDAGADTSPAPTLQCTTIHPLSLPQVVDQPAPELSVSEWLQPSENPPELTGLRGKVVCLVFFQTNCAGSVSHGLPALRELADKYASDDRVQVIGVHTPTRDFRRSAPTQARKLVQSARLTCPVAHLGDARQPDDVARFGVRATPWVVLVDARGTIDFSNWIIRPAGIVDRIDLLLRNAAEEQ, from the coding sequence ATGCGGACAATCCAGTCGCGACCGACGCCACGCAGCGTCCTCCGGCTGCTGCTGACGCTCTGCGTGGTCCATGCCTCTTCCGCTTCGACGGCGGCCGTTGAGCCCTCAAAACCGAAACCCGACCAGAAAGCACTCGCCAGCCTCGGAAACTATCCAGTTCGCTACGTCGTCGACTATCCCGCGGCCGATCGCTTCTCCCCGCCCATCGCGACGGCATTCCACGACGCCGTGAACACCGAGTTCGTCCACAAGGGAAAACGCGAACGTGCCCATCCAAATGGCGGCTATGCGGTCGCAATGATGGAACGCAACGGAGTATCGCTGCTGCACACCGGCGCCGACCTCGGGTGGTTCCGCGTCGGGGCCCCGGTCTTCGCCATCGCCGACGGCGTCGTCCGCCGGTCGGCCCCCGGGCTCAAGCAGATCAATGCCGAGTTCAATCTGAAAATGCAGGTCCCTGCCGGACCGGTCGACTATGGCAACCTGATCATCATCGAGCACCGCACCGCCGAAGACGACTATTTCCTCACCCTTTACGGCCATCTCGGCGATGACCGCCTGGTCCGGGCCGGCGACGTCGTCACAGCGGGCCAGGTGATTGGCACGATTGGCCGGGAAGCCGGCAACGTCAACGGGCGTTACAAGCCCCATTGCCATTTCGCGGTGCACGAAGGGCGCTGGATCGAACCTGGACACCGGCTGATGACGCTCAGCGTGAACGGCGCCGAATCGGTCGTGCGACTCGAGGAACCGGGTGAGAAAGAATCACGCGTCTCCATCACGCCAACCGTTCCGAACATCCGGCTGGTGAACGAATCCGGCCAGGCGATCGAATTCCGTCGCGATGGTGAGAGCTACCTGATGCCATCGTCCCCGCTATGGACGATGGCCGGCCTCTCCGGCGCACGACTGGCGGGCTACCTCCCGAGCGTCGACGGATTTCGGGACCCGATCCGGTTTCTCAGGGACGCAGGCGCCGACACCTCACCAGCGCCCACCCTGCAATGCACGACCATTCACCCGTTGTCACTGCCGCAGGTTGTGGATCAGCCGGCTCCCGAACTCTCAGTCTCCGAGTGGCTGCAACCATCAGAGAATCCGCCAGAACTCACAGGCCTCCGTGGCAAGGTCGTCTGCCTGGTCTTCTTCCAGACCAACTGCGCCGGCTCCGTGTCTCACGGCCTGCCCGCGCTCAGGGAACTGGCCGACAAATACGCCAGCGACGACCGCGTCCAGGTGATCGGCGTCCACACCCCCACGCGGGACTTCCGCCGCAGCGCCCCAACGCAGGCGCGCAAACTGGTTCAGTCCGCACGACTAACCTGCCCCGTTGCGCACCTGGGCGATGCCCGACAGCCGGACGATGTGGCCCGCTTCGGCGTCCGCGCGACGCCCTGGGTCGTCCTGGTCGACGCCCGCGGGACGATCGATTTCAGCAACTGGATCATTCGCCCCGCAGGAATCGTTGATCGGATCGATCTGCTGCTGAGGAATGCGGCCGAGGAACAGTAA
- a CDS encoding PDZ domain-containing protein has translation MISRLLCAVLVMSMAGPGFGQAPTPASPATSVQPADLEAYGLTVAANLQVTNVEPGTAADEIGLKTGDSIRDLNGRGFGSPDRFARALRAIPAGRVVRIGVSRSGEQIVLAGHVDQAASGAVTVRGASQTVVKGCTSWGSGYDPCCPGGPGSQYWVGNCPLHLDLSDCIGLCDPCNRCPGSGGCGSGCGCR, from the coding sequence ATGATTTCACGGTTACTGTGCGCAGTCCTTGTCATGTCGATGGCCGGTCCAGGTTTTGGCCAGGCGCCGACGCCGGCGTCTCCGGCGACGAGCGTGCAACCGGCTGATCTGGAAGCGTATGGCCTGACGGTCGCAGCGAACCTGCAGGTGACGAACGTCGAACCCGGGACCGCGGCCGACGAGATCGGCCTGAAAACGGGGGACTCGATTCGTGACCTCAACGGCCGTGGATTCGGGAGTCCGGACCGGTTCGCCCGCGCTCTGAGGGCCATTCCTGCGGGACGCGTCGTCCGAATTGGAGTTTCCCGGAGCGGAGAGCAGATCGTCCTGGCGGGCCACGTCGATCAGGCGGCCTCCGGGGCGGTGACTGTGCGGGGCGCGAGCCAGACCGTAGTGAAAGGATGTACGTCGTGGGGCAGCGGCTATGACCCGTGCTGTCCGGGCGGGCCGGGGAGCCAGTACTGGGTGGGAAACTGCCCGCTTCATCTCGATCTGTCGGACTGCATTGGTCTGTGCGATCCGTGCAATCGCTGCCCTGGCAGCGGCGGTTGTGGATCCGGTTGCGGTTGCCGGTGA
- a CDS encoding acetylxylan esterase — translation MSAPRFQSIDHVMIPQFRALLPVLLLATATVAPQGLVAQEAVKPAPKVTLSAVADRSDAQYKPGETVTFTIQGKQDDQPLAQGEVTCVLSQDGWKPLSPQIVSLKDGQATITGTLDKPGFLLLRARVGNNSVLAAAAFSPLEIQPSADVPDDFDQFWDAQKAELARVPAKPVLTPVKAPAPGIEAFDVQVGCLGKPVSGYFGRPVNAQPRSLPAILFVHGAGVRSAGLNSTRWAVKSGGMLTLDINAHGIPNGQPTSFYEELTKGELNNYRAVGRQDRDQSYFKGMFLRLVRAIDFLTEQPEWDGKTLIVYGSSQGGYQAFAAAALDARVSFFCAGVPAGCDHTGSLADRISGWPKLVAMDQQGKPDPLALQASRYFDCVNFATRAKCRGAAVTVGYIDQTCPPTSIYAAYNALSIPRSIHVDVDAGHTNTPAASRFMEAAASEHVRAQQNPGQGGAP, via the coding sequence ATGTCTGCACCCCGTTTCCAGAGCATCGACCACGTGATGATTCCACAGTTCCGAGCCTTGTTGCCCGTTCTTCTTCTGGCAACCGCCACCGTCGCTCCGCAGGGTCTGGTGGCCCAGGAAGCGGTCAAACCCGCTCCCAAGGTGACTCTGTCGGCCGTCGCTGACCGCAGCGACGCCCAGTACAAGCCGGGGGAAACCGTCACCTTTACGATTCAGGGCAAACAGGATGACCAGCCACTCGCTCAGGGTGAGGTCACCTGTGTTCTGTCACAGGACGGATGGAAGCCCCTGTCACCCCAGATCGTCAGTTTGAAGGACGGCCAGGCCACGATCACCGGCACACTGGACAAGCCCGGCTTTCTGCTGCTGCGCGCCCGTGTCGGCAACAACTCGGTGCTGGCAGCCGCGGCCTTCTCTCCGCTTGAGATCCAGCCGAGCGCAGACGTTCCCGACGACTTCGACCAGTTCTGGGATGCCCAGAAAGCCGAACTGGCCAGGGTTCCTGCCAAACCGGTTCTGACCCCGGTCAAGGCTCCTGCCCCGGGCATCGAGGCCTTCGATGTTCAGGTGGGCTGCCTCGGCAAACCGGTTTCGGGATATTTCGGCAGGCCGGTCAACGCACAGCCTAGGTCACTGCCGGCCATCCTGTTTGTACATGGGGCCGGTGTTCGCAGCGCCGGCCTGAACAGCACTCGCTGGGCCGTGAAAAGCGGCGGAATGCTGACGCTGGACATCAATGCCCACGGCATCCCGAACGGCCAGCCCACCAGCTTTTATGAGGAACTGACCAAGGGTGAGTTGAACAATTACCGGGCCGTTGGCCGTCAGGACCGCGATCAAAGCTACTTCAAGGGGATGTTCCTGCGTCTGGTACGGGCCATCGACTTTTTGACGGAACAACCAGAATGGGACGGCAAGACGCTGATCGTGTATGGCAGCAGCCAGGGCGGGTACCAGGCCTTTGCCGCGGCGGCCCTGGATGCGCGAGTCAGTTTTTTCTGTGCCGGCGTCCCGGCCGGCTGTGACCACACCGGCAGCCTGGCCGACCGGATCAGTGGATGGCCGAAACTCGTCGCCATGGACCAGCAGGGCAAACCGGATCCGCTGGCGTTGCAGGCCTCGCGCTATTTCGACTGTGTCAACTTCGCCACCCGGGCGAAGTGCCGGGGGGCGGCAGTCACCGTCGGCTATATCGACCAGACGTGCCCTCCGACCAGCATCTACGCTGCGTACAACGCCCTGTCGATTCCCCGTTCCATTCACGTTGATGTCGATGCCGGACATACCAACACGCCGGCCGCATCAAGGTTCATGGAAGCCGCGGCCAGTGAGCACGTCCGTGCCCAGCAGAACCCTGGGCAAGGTGGCGCGCCCTGA
- a CDS encoding REP-associated tyrosine transposase, protein MRIRDPHSGSSYFSKRRRRVDDGFPRELTFSCFRRIRFLEKDRARHWLLTALEDARSRWPVDLWAWVIMPEHVHLLVSPRDPKLELGRFAGFIKEHSARPAIRWLAEHSPAFLNRITVQEGTVTRRRFWQPGGGYDRNVGQERTLASMIEYIHQNPVRRGLCERPADWEWSSARWYAGVRPALVEIDATLPTIHDC, encoded by the coding sequence ATGCGTATCCGTGATCCGCACTCAGGCTCGTCCTACTTCAGCAAACGCCGACGCCGAGTCGACGATGGCTTCCCTCGAGAGCTCACCTTCTCCTGCTTCCGCCGCATCCGCTTCCTCGAGAAGGACCGCGCCCGTCACTGGCTTCTGACGGCTCTTGAAGACGCCCGCTCTCGCTGGCCCGTCGATCTCTGGGCTTGGGTCATCATGCCGGAGCACGTTCATCTCCTGGTCTCCCCGCGCGACCCGAAACTCGAACTCGGCCGCTTCGCCGGGTTCATCAAAGAGCACTCTGCCCGGCCGGCCATCCGCTGGCTCGCAGAACATTCGCCAGCGTTCCTCAATCGGATCACCGTCCAGGAAGGAACCGTCACACGCCGCCGATTCTGGCAGCCTGGAGGCGGTTATGACCGGAACGTCGGGCAGGAACGAACACTGGCCTCGATGATCGAATACATTCACCAGAACCCTGTTCGACGTGGTTTGTGCGAGCGTCCCGCAGACTGGGAATGGTCGAGCGCCCGTTGGTATGCGGGAGTCAGGCCGGCTCTTGTGGAGATCGATGCCACGCTGCCCACAATTCATGACTGTTGA